Sequence from the Cryptococcus neoformans var. grubii H99 chromosome 3, complete sequence genome:
ATGATGAAACCGCCCCTCGTCCATGTTGTAAGCCGTCAATACCTTTCCATTTGTCACTCTTGACTAAGCTCTTTCATTAGTCAAGGTCTTTGACATCCTTTTCTTGAACGACCATTGCCTTTCCCGCAAACGTTTATCAGAACGCAAgcgtcttcttcgttctgGAAAAATCTTCAAGGATATTGAGAACTACAAGGGGAGATTGGAATTCGTAGAcgagaaaagagggaagagcgCAAAGGATATTAGAGATTATTTGGAGAGAGTGGTCGAGACTAAGTAGGTCAACCGATCTCCGTGCATAATAGAATCTAGGAGTAAATCTAACCATGAATTGTTAGAGGCGAAGGTCTAGTGGTTAAGAAGACAGATGTGATCTATCAGACAAACTCGAGAGGATATGACTGGATCAAGGTCAAACCCGAGTATAGTGACCAAATGGGCGAGGTAGGTCAAAATAatactttttttttgaagAAATGACTAATATCTTTGGTATAGAATCTCGAAGTCTTGGTGTTGGGCGGATGGTGGGGTAAAGGAGGACGTTCAGGGAAGATTTCAAGGTTACTCTGCGGGTTAAGAGAGCAGGCGTTTGACGATGGTACAGTGGAGAAACCGAGGTAATGGTTACCAATCTATCTGCCTGTTGAGAAAGTTGGGGCTGACAGATGATGAAACAGCTTCAAGACTTTCTGTTCAATCGGTTCTGGAATGAGCTACTCGGACTATGAGTGGATTTTGTAAGTCACTCCATGCACTTGCGTTCAATAGGGCGCTCATTAATCACAATGCAGGAATAAACACAAGATGCATTGGAAACCTTTTGATAGGTCTAACCCACCCCCATTCATGAAGCTTGGGTCAGTGGGTCTCGATGACAAGCGTAAGTCGATTCAAACGCTCTGATATGATGAGTTAATATGAAATTTAGCGGATGTTTATATTGAGCCGGAGAAGTATGTTATTCTGAACAGAAGATCAAATGGTAAATGGCTGCTGATAGCCATATAGCTCCTTCGTCATCGAAGTAAAGGCGGCTGAAATCGTTCCGGCAGGTCAGCCGCTGTCCAAAGCTCTTTTCGATGTATTGTTCTAACGACTCCTGCAGGAGGCTATGGGATAGGATTTACTCTTCGTTTTCCACGCTGTAAATACATTTACTACGACAAGAATAGCCGAGACTATGCGCTCGACGATGAGTCAAAGGAGAGGGATATGTGGACTAGTGTAAGTTTATTTGACCGAAAGTTAGAtttgatgttgatgaaaCTGGCGAAAAGATGTCTGTGGACGGTAAGTCAAGAATTTTTCATGGAATCAGGGAACTCACAGAACGGGTAGACTTTCTGGACCTCTTCTCAAGGCCTAAGAGGTCGTATGACGATAGTCAAGGTCCTAGGTGAGTGTCATTGTGTTCTGTTGAGGGGATCAGAAGGTTAATAGTGCAgtagaaaaaagaagaagcgcaAAGTGGTCAGGTCTAAAGTAAGTTCCCATGCAGATCTCAGCCGTGTAAGCGAAGCAACTGATGTGAGATGCAGAAAAACCACCTCATCAGCAATTTCCGAGGTCAGAAGCTTTCAGATGCAGATGTGGAGACGAGCATATTCAGCGATATGACGTTTTGTTAGTTGCGTAAACCTTAATATCTTGCCTTCCACTGACGTATGAGTATAAGATATTGCCAAGGGCACATCCGACTATCCGAAAGCTGATCTGGAAGCACTTGTGCACAAGCATGGTGCAGATTTTACGCAAGCTCAGCTGTCCGACCTATCGGCGATTGTTATCTCTCCCGACCAAAAGAGTCAGCATTGTACCCTTGGTTGGAAATCGGGTAAGGAGATGTGCTGACTCATTGATAGACCCTCTAGTACGAGCCCAGATCAGACACGGAGTCAATATCATCAAGCCTGAGTGGATATTTGAGAGTATTGCACGGAGGACAGCATTACCTTTGTTAAAGGAGTACGCGCTTTCTCTACACCCAGCATGTCTTTCCTTCAAGAGCTGAATCATTTACCAGATTCCTGGTCTTCGCTTCggaagaagctcaagatgGGCGATATTACAACAAGACACTTGAGCAATACGATAAGGTCTCTTTTGTTCGCGATCGTACCGGCGAGGCACTCttcgaggaagatgatgatgccgatgtcgaagatgaggttatggatggtgaagacaaagatgagattgaggtggaagaagcaCGGGTATCCGAGGACAGAAGGATGGCCAGAGAAGATCTCAAAGAGAAAGAATCGAATAGAACACtggagcagaagaagcttCAGGAAGCATGGGGTTTGAGATCAGGAGCGAGTACAGGAGATTCCGATACTGAGcctgaggaggagatgtcactgaaggaggagagtgaCACAGATTCGGAAAGAAGTAGGGGGCTCCGGGTATGTCGCCATAAGCGTATGAGATGTCAATTATTGCTGAAATTCATGTCATAGGCGATttatgaagatgaaggggacGAAGAAAACGACAGTCATGAATCAGATGTTGGGGTAAACGGAGATGATTACAGAGCAGTCCCCCTCAGCGGGTTGAATGATAAGGAGGTGGGTTATTGTAGGCTGACAGTTTACTACAAAGTGCTGATCAAATCGACAGGAAAGACTTATGGGAGAGAGTCCAGAGGCAATGCACTATGATGAAGATCGAGTAcgtccttttttttttgcaCGACAGatgtatggatgtataTTAAGAATGCGGAAGATTTTCTATCACCTTGCATTTTATATCGATACTGCAAAGAACGCTGCGATTAACGGCTTGAAAAACTCGTCTCCCTCTTTCGACACTCAAGAAAGGTTAGTCCTCCATTCTTTTATCAGGGCATCGAGCTGATCAGTTTCAGACTCGCCAAAGCGGAGAAGCTGCTGAGAGAGAATGGTGGACGGATGGCAAAAAGCATCTCTGATCTCAAGCTCACGCACATTATaatggatgaagaggattcGGGAAGATACGTCGAgttgacgaggaagacTGCCCTGTGAGTCGGTTCTGTCATGTTTCTGGACTCTAATCGAACTATTTGTTAGACCCAAAAGGAAACACATCGTCACCCCCAAATGGGTGGAGGATTGCCTGGATGAAGAGACATTGCTGGACGAAGATTGTGCGTTATTTATCTTTCTCGCCATTATGCCGCTCACTGACTACGGTTTGCAGTGTACAAGCCGAAGTAATCTGTTGTATCTTGCCAACACGATCGCCCCATGTATTAATCTGCTTGTTGTATTTGTAACTGGCCAGCCCGTACATACAACCAGTGACATCAGATCGCCTAATTATGATCTGTTGGCGTATGCATGAGTTGTCTTGTACTTGTACAATGTTATAGATTATGATAGATACTACTGTATACAACATTTCCTGTTTGACTCTACTTCGGCTTTtagtcttcttccatcctctcccccctttcctctttttcctcctcttctctcactCTGTTTGCCAAGCTCAGCAAACCCAATCCTCCCAAGGCCCCCTGTCCCCCATGTCCATTATTCCCATTCTGAACGTGTTGCCCAAGAtacctctcccttcccaaACTGGCACCTCCACTCCCAACACTCAAAGCCGGACTAGCTGCTCTGGACCGACTAGCCATCGGTCTTGTATACGGATGATTCGGTCTTGAGCTACTCGGATGTGTTTGCGCACCTACACCGCCGACGGAACGTGGATGGGAGGTCGATAACGCGGATGGGTACAACGGAGCGTGCGAGGGAGATGCCGGGATAGGAATGGAAGTTGGCCTGGAAGGTGATAGGGGAAAAGCAGGTGAcgagaggagggagggagaagcTGCGCGTGGGCGTTTGTACGGGTCAAACCTGTCTTCTTGAGCTGCAAAAGTGCTAGTCAGCGATAATCTGCAATTTGTGAGGGTTTCTCTTACCCTTTCGTTTACCAGGTCGTAGGGATGCAGTTCCGCCTAAAGACTCGCGGTACTGCATCAACCCAGGACTTGACATCGGAGGGTTTGGAGAACCGACAAACTATATGTATTATTACGTTAGTGATTACAACATAAGGATATAAGGAATAATGCGCCTTACCTCATTTCGCTCAACAGTTGGACTGGCCAGTGGTGTACCCgtccccatccccaaccCGCCAAATGCACTGGGAAGACCATTCCCAGGGGAAGGTACCATCCCACTCATGCTTAATCTGCTACTACCTTTAATAGCGGATATTGGTTGCTGTGCCTGTCCTTGGCCTTGTGGTTGTACTTGAGATCCGGCACCAGGGGTTGACATACCAGGCGTTGACATAGTATTCGGGAATGGAAACCCTGCCCCTGTTCCAGCTCCAGGCCCCGCACTGCCGCTGCCGCTCCTACTTCCACTGTTACTCCGTCTCCTTTCCCCCTGGCCTGGTGTCGATTTGCCAGATTCGCTCATTGCTCCCCATCCAGCCCCCGCGGTATTCGCATTACTCGAACTACTCCCAGGTCGATCCATGTCCATCCCTGCTGCAAAAGCTGCATTCACCTCTCCTGCAGGTAAGCCATCGTCTGAATCTGAGTCTGAATCCTCCTTCGACCACGGTCTGCCTGTACCCCACCGCCTCGCCGCGGCAGAAAAGGCTGAAAGACCGaggtcatcatcgtcatcatctccgCCGACTTGGTCAGGAAACCGACCCCTAGATCCGCGAGGTGCTCGTGGGGTGAGTGGCAGCTTGGCAGGGTGGGAAATGAGTAGCCGCTGAAGACGCGCTTCTGATTGGATTTCGTGCTCAAGGGGTGCTGATTCGGATATGAGTGTTTGTAGGAGGGCGGAGGGGAGTGGGCGGGGATGAAGTTTGGTGTCATGATTTGAAGGGGAACTTTCTCGAGCTTTACCCTTTCGGTTTGATGACTGATTCAGCCAGTCTGTAGCCATTTCAGTCTCACTGTTTCTGCGTACCTCCTCGTCAACTGATTCAATTTGAATGGGTGTAGAGGTTTTGAGGGTCTCCATTGGTATTGTAGATGTTGATGTTGATCTTCTGAGGAGACTACTCTGAAAGGAACCACTCGAAGGCCAACGAGGTGTAGGTTGAAGGGGACCCCCGTTTCCTGTGAACTTATTTATCGCCTTGCTACTTGAAGGATCTTCCACCATATCCATCGCTCCCCTCTtgtccccttcttcccctgctGTGTCTACGACTGCTGCCATTGGTGTTctttctccgcctcctGATCCTTCATTCAAAAAACTCGCGTTCTGTGCCAAACTCAACATGCTTGGTCTCCTGACCTTTCTGTCACTCGCCCCTGCCGTTGCTATCCCAGGTATAATTACCAGACCGGATCCGCTCACCGAGCCGAAATAATCATTTGATCGTTgagacgatgatgaagacgatggagaggaggtaAGGCCAAACGCATTGGTAGATGTGGTGAATCGGGGTAAAGACAGTGGGAGAGTTGATTGCGGATGATGGCTGGCCTCGCTGGCAGTGTTGGACAGCGGAGACGTGGGAGTGCGCATTGGTGTGTCTTCCTTCATTCTGGTATCCCCCTGAGGGGGTTGTTCGCCTTGCATCTTGAGAGTAGAGGAATTCTATCAGTCTGGTTTCTTCTGAAGCGGTTTCTCGTATGTCATGGTCTGATGATGGCAATGAAAGCGGACAATTAACGAGACGGAATATGACGGAAGATTGGAAGGAACGACCACAGAGCACGTGACAGTGGGATTAACGAGGGCTGTGGTGGTGTCGAGCGGCTTGCTGGCGGTCTCTCCGAGGTGGTCCAGTGGTTTCTGAAGAAAGAGTATTATGAGATGACAAAACAATGAACGCTCGAGAAGATAAAATGGGGGACGAGAAAGAGCAGAGTGACGGCGGAAACAGGTGATGACATGGCGACAACGCGACATGAGATTGGCATCCACATTTCAAGTATTTTCCAAGCTCTGCAGCTCTTTTCTCCATAGGTGGCAGCATCTGCATTATGACCCATCCCATCCAGCCGCCAACACGCCCACACTCCGCCAATCCACTCACCCTCAATCCCTCCCTGTCGATATTCCCTCGCCCATCCTCGCGTCCATCGATTCCTAGAGGCGCCTCCATGTCTTCATTCGGCCGCGTCTCGAAGGATGCAGAGGATTGGGAGGATGCATGGGACAGCAGTTCAgacaaggaggatggtggagagCCAAGCGGTGTGCCGGTGCCCATGCCGGGAGGTGGCAGGCAGAGTAGAGACGATGGAGACGGTATAGCAGCAAGCTGGGCATCCACTTCGTACACCCATGTCGCATATCCGAATTCATCGCCTACAAGACCAGCCTTACCACAGTCAAAAACATTTACAGAAGGCGTAGCACCTCCTGCCCCTGGGACATCAGCCATCAACGGTGCTCTTCGCTCTCATGGTCATGGTCATGTTGGAGGGTCGAGGCTTCCGCCTGGAGGGGCGTGGGAGATTGTCGAGCCGGAGGAAATcatagaagaagagcaggagcCGATCAAGACAGGCAAAGAAGCGGTCAGAGTCGATGTGGAAAATATTCTTCATGATCCTCTTGAGCTGTTACACTCCTTATCGCTGGACTCACCTGCCATCTCCCGAGCATCAAGCcgctcatcctctttcccattcttcgCCTCAAACGACCCTTTATCATCagcaccaccttccccatccTATACGCCCACCACTCCCACTGCGACTATCAATACAAAGAGCCGAAAAAACGGGGTGAGCAGACAGCGTAGTGTACGAacagagagaagaagagaaaagttCGCCAAGGTACTGCGAGGAGACGAAGGTGGAGTGGATGTGGGTGAATTGAGGAGATTAGCTTGGAGCGGAGTACCGATGGAAGTCAGACCCATTGTTTGGCAACTGCTCCTAGTAAGATGCTTTTACTTTAAGGTGTGACACCTATTGACTTAAAACTAGAATTACCTACCCTTACCAGTCCAGCCACGATTGACAACATTGAATCgcaagagaaaagagtATACCCAACTGGTGGATCAGTATTTCGGACGTGggctctcttctcttgACCAACAAGTGTGTCATGTTTTTCTCCCGCTCCTCGGCATGTCGCTAACGAGGGTAGATATGGCATCAAATTGAAATTGACGTCCCAAGGACAAGACCCGGAGTACCATTATGGAGCTGCGAAAAGACTCAGCGAAGCCTCGAGAGGATACTCTACGTCTGGGCTATTAGGCATCCTGCATCAGGCTACGTGCAGGGTATAAACGATCTCGTCACCCCCTTCTTTGAAGTCTTCCTCAGCGCATATATTGGTCAgttctttttccttgaaCGAATTTCTTAGGAAAACAGCTCACCGGAAAATCCATCACAGATACTGATCCGGAATCATTCGACATCTCTCACCTGCCTGAATCAATTCTTTCAGCTATAGAATCCGACTCTTTCTGGTGCCTTACTGCCCTCTTAAACGGCATCCAAGACAATTACATCTCCCAACAACCCGGTATTCAACGTCTTGTCAAGCGGATGTCTGAACTGATCAAGCGTATTGACGCGCCACTGGCGACACATTTCGAGGAACAAGGCGTCGAGTTTATGCAGTTTGCATTCAGATGGATGAATTGCTTGTTGATGAGGGAGATAAATGTAAAGTGTACGATAAGGATGTGGGATACATATCTGGTAAGTTCATCTCATGTCCCTTTTTCTACCGATGGATTGGAGCCCTGCTTATGTATGTGACGCGTAGGCTGAAGGTACAGATGCATTTTCTCAATTTCACCTTTACGTCTGTTCAGCCCTTCTCGTGAAATACTCTGATCGCCTTCGTGAGATGGATTTCCAggtattttttttttaccATTTCGGTACGCGGACGTCACTGATGATCTTGTTCCCTTACAGGAAAtaatcatcttcctccagcgCCTCCCCACTCAAAGCTGGGGCGATCACGATATCGAGCTGTTACTCTCAGAGGCATACGTATTGAAGACGGTATGGCAAGGAGCGGAGAACCATTTTAAGGATTTACCTCctggtggaggaggcttTGGAATGTTGGGTAGATGATGTCATCCTGGA
This genomic interval carries:
- a CDS encoding DNA ligase 4, producing MAVHSPYNHAPPLTQEINGQKPTLAPAITLERPADCINRGQYPAFYIICGYLNRLRADAPHKKYELLMRIFGNWREKVGPDLYPLIRLLLPDRDRERPVYNLKESMLARCYIDILSLEKHSEAAQRLIKWKQPAGDSSNPTGDFAKVCYNEIKARSTVEEGQLSVEAVNMLLDKLAVGKMKQQDYVPILKAINMQCTAEEQEWIIRIILKDLHISIRERGVLSAFHPDAIDLYNVCSDLKRVCWTLYDPGFRLNKNETHLELFHSFLPQLCGRMNDATLENIAKAIGAPKEFIMEEKLDGERIQLHMRGNGAQWFYCSRKAKDYTYLYGAHPGEGSLTRYIATAFQDNVRNVILDGEMMVWDPVVERYLAFGTLKSAALDHFNDETAPRPCFKVFDILFLNDHCLSRKRLSERKRLLRSGKIFKDIENYKGRLEFVDEKRGKSAKDIRDYLERVVETKGEGLVVKKTDVIYQTNSRGYDWIKVKPEYSDQMGENLEVLVLGGWWGKGGRSGKISRLLCGLREQAFDDGTVEKPSFKTFCSIGSGMSYSDYEWILNKHKMHWKPFDRSNPPPFMKLGSVGLDDKPDVYIEPENSFVIEVKAAEIVPAGGYGIGFTLRFPRCKYIYYDKNSRDYALDDESKERDMWTSMSVDDFLDLFSRPKRSYDDSQGPSRKKKKRKVVRSKKNHLISNFRGQKLSDADVETSIFSDMTFYIAKGTSDYPKADLEALVHKHGADFTQAQLSDLSAIVISPDQKNPLVRAQIRHGVNIIKPEWIFESIARRTALPLLKEFLVFASEEAQDGRYYNKTLEQYDKVSFVRDRTGEALFEEDDDADVEDEVMDGEDKDEIEVEEARVSEDRRMAREDLKEKESNRTLEQKKLQEAWGLRSGASTGDSDTEPEEEMSLKEESDTDSERSRGLRAIYEDEGDEENDSHESDVGVNGDDYRAVPLSGLNDKEERLMGESPEAMHYDEDRIFYHLAFYIDTAKNAAINGLKNSSPSFDTQERLAKAEKLLRENGGRMAKSISDLKLTHIIMDEEDSGRYVELTRKTALPKRKHIVTPKWVEDCLDEETLLDEDLYKPK
- a CDS encoding DNA ligase 4, variant, producing MAVHSPYNHAPPLTQEINGQKPTLAPAITLERPADCINRGQYPAFYIICGYLNRLRADAPHKKYELLMRIFGNWREKVGPDLYPLIRLLLPDRDRERPVYNLKESMLARCYIDILSLEKHSEAAQRLIKWKQPAGDSSNPTGDFAKVCYNEIKARSTVEEGQLSVEAVNMLLDKLAVGKMKQQDYVPILKAINMQCTAEEQEWIIRIILKDLHISIRERGVLSAFHPDAIDLYNVCSDLKRVCWTLYDPGFRLNKNETHLELFHSFLPQLCGRMNDATLENIAKAIGAPKEFIMEEKLDGERIQLHMRGNGAQWFYCSRKAKDYTYLYGAHPGEGSLTRYIATAFQDNVRNVILDGEMMVWDPVVERYLAFGTLKSAALDHFNDETAPRPCFKVFDILFLNDHCLSRKRLSERKRLLRSGKIFKDIENYKGRLEFVDEKRGKSAKDIRDYLERVVETKGEGLVVKKTDVIYQTNSRGYDWIKVKPEYSDQMGENLEVLVLGGWWGKGGRSGKISRLLCGLREQAFDDGTVEKPSFKTFCSIGSGMSYSDYEWILNKHKMHWKPFDRSNPPPFMKLGSVGLDDKPDVYIEPENSFVIEVKAAEIVPAGGYGIGFTLRFPRCKYIYYDKNSRDYALDDESKERDMWTSMSVDDFLDLFSRPKRSYDDSQGPRKKKKRKVVRSKKNHLISNFRGQKLSDADVETSIFSDMTFYIAKGTSDYPKADLEALVHKHGADFTQAQLSDLSAIVISPDQKNPLVRAQIRHGVNIIKPEWIFESIARRTALPLLKEFLVFASEEAQDGRYYNKTLEQYDKVSFVRDRTGEALFEEDDDADVEDEVMDGEDKDEIEVEEARVSEDRRMAREDLKEKESNRTLEQKKLQEAWGLRSGASTGDSDTEPEEEMSLKEESDTDSERSRGLRAIYEDEGDEENDSHESDVGVNGDDYRAVPLSGLNDKEERLMGESPEAMHYDEDRIFYHLAFYIDTAKNAAINGLKNSSPSFDTQERLAKAEKLLRENGGRMAKSISDLKLTHIIMDEEDSGRYVELTRKTALPKRKHIVTPKWVEDCLDEETLLDEDLYKPK
- a CDS encoding tbc1 domain family protein, with protein sequence MTHPIQPPTRPHSANPLTLNPSLSIFPRPSSRPSIPRGASMSSFGRVSKDAEDWEDAWDSSSDKEDGGEPSGVPVPMPGGGRQSRDDGDGIAASWASTSYTHVAYPNSSPTRPALPQSKTFTEGVAPPAPGTSAINGALRSHGHGHVGGSRLPPGGAWEIVEPEEIIEEEQEPIKTGKEAVRVDVENILHDPLELLHSLSLDSPAISRASSRSSSFPFFASNDPLSSAPPSPSYTPTTPTATINTKSRKNGVSRQRSVRTERRREKFAKVLRGDEGGVDVGELRRLAWSGVPMEVRPIVWQLLLNYLPLPVQPRLTTLNRKRKEYTQLVDQYFGRGLSSLDQQIWHQIEIDVPRTRPGVPLWSCEKTQRSLERILYVWAIRHPASGYVQGINDLVTPFFEVFLSAYIDTDPESFDISHLPESILSAIESDSFWCLTALLNGIQDNYISQQPGIQRLVKRMSELIKRIDAPLATHFEEQGVEFMQFAFRWMNCLLMREINVKCTIRMWDTYLAEGTDAFSQFHLYVCSALLVKYSDRLREMDFQEIIIFLQRLPTQSWGDHDIELLLSEAYVLKTVWQGAENHFKDLPPGGGGFGMLGR